A genomic stretch from Hemicordylus capensis ecotype Gifberg chromosome 1, rHemCap1.1.pri, whole genome shotgun sequence includes:
- the RBM25 gene encoding RNA-binding protein 25 isoform X1: MSFPPHLNRPPMGIPTLPPGIPPPQFPGFPPPVPPGTPMIPVPMGIMAPAPTVLVPTTVSMVGKHMGVRKEHPGLKNKENDENSGPTTTVFVGNISEKASDMLIRQLLAKCGLVLSWKRVQGASGKLQAFGFCEYKEPESTLRALRLLHDLQIGEKKLLVKVDAKTKAQLDEWKAKKRASNGNSRPESTTDDEEALDEEAKRRDQLIKGAIEVLIREYSSELNAPSQESDSHPRKKKKEKKEDIFRRFPVAPLIPYPLITKEDINAIEMEEDKRDLISREISKFRDTHKKLEEEKGKKEKERQEIEKERRERERERERERERREREREREREREREKEKERERERERDRDRDRTKDRDRDRERDRDRDRERSSDRNKDRSRSREKSRDREREREREREREREREREREREREREREREREKDKKRDREEDEEDTYERRKLERKLREKEAAYQERLKNWEIRERKKAREYEKEAEREEERRREMAKEAKRLKEFLEDYDDDRDDPKYYRGSALQKRLRDREKEMEADERDRKREKEELEEIRQRLLAEGHPDPDAELQRMEQEAERRRQPQTKQEPESEEEEEEKQEKEEKREELEEEEEEPEQKPCLKPTLRPISSAPSVSSASGNATPNTPGDESPCGIIIPHENSPDQQQPEEYRPKIGLSLKLGACNSPNQPNAVKRKKLTVDSVFNKFEDEDSDDMPRKRKLVPLDYGDEDKGSSKGSVNTEEKRKHIKSLIEKIPTAKPELFAYPLDWSIVDSTLMERRIRPWINKKIIEYIGEEEATLVDFVCSKVMAHSSPQSILDDVAMVLDEEAEVFIVKMWRLLIYETEAKKIGLVK; this comes from the exons ATGTCTTTTCCACCTCACTTGAATCGCCCTCCTATGGGTATCCCAACACTGCCACCTGGAATTCCACCTCCACAgtttccaggttttcctccacctGTACCTCCTG GTACTCCAATGATTCCTGTGCCAATGGGTATTATGGCTCCTGCACCAACT GTATTAGTCCCAACCACTGTATCAATGGTTGGAAAACACATGGGAGTTAGAAAAGAACATCCAGGTCTAAAGAATAAGGAAAACGATGAAAACAGTGGTCCTACTACCACTGTCTTTGTAGGCAACATTTCTGAGAAGGCTTCAGACATGCTTATACGACAACTTCTTGCT AAATGTGGTTTGGTTTTGAGTTGGAAGAGAGTTCAAGGAGCATCTGGAAAACTTCAAG CCTTTGGGTTTTGTGAATATAAAGAGCCAGAATCTACACTACGAGCACTCAGATTGCTACATGATCTCCAGATTGGAGAGAAGAAACTGCTAGTAAAAGTTGATGCCAAGACAAAGGCTCAGCTAGATGAATGGAAGGCAAAGAAGAGGGCTTCCAATGGG AACTCCAGGCCAGAATCTACAACAGATGATGAAGAAGCCCTTGATGAAGAAGCAAAGAGAAGAGACCAGCTAATTAAAGGGGCCATTGAAGTATTAATACGGGAATATTCCAGCGAGCTCAATGCCCCCTCTCAAGAATCTGACTCTCATCCccggaagaagaaaaaggaaaagaaggaggAC ATTTTCCGCAGATTTCCAGTGGCCCCACTGATACCTTATCCACTCATCACCAAG GAGGATATAAATGCTATAGAAATGGAAGAAGACAAAAGGGACCTGATATCCCGGGAGATCAGTAAATTCAGAGATACACACAAG AAATTGGAGGAGGAAAAAGgcaaaaaggagaaagagagacaagAAATTGAAAAAGAACGGCGTGAAAGAGAGAGGGAGCGGGAgcgtgaaagagagagaagggagcgtgaacgagaaagggagagggagcgTGAacgggagaaggagaaagaacgGGAGCGTGAACGAGAGCGGGATAGAGATCGGGACCGCACTAAAGACAGAGACCGGGACAGGGAAAGAGATCGGGACAGAGACCGTGAAAGGAGCTCAGACCGCAATAAAGATCGGAGCAGATCTAG AGAGAagagcagagacagagagagggaacgGGAGCGGGAACGAGAGAGGGAACGGGAGCGAGAGCGGGAACGGGAAAGAGAACGGGAAAGAGAACGGGAGCGAGAACGAGAAAAGGACAAGAAAAGGGATAGAGAAGAGGATGAAGAAGATACCTATGAACGGCGCAAACTGGAAAGAAAGCTACGTGAAAAGGAAGCAGCTTATCAAGAG CGTCTTAAAAACTGGGAGATCAGAGAACGGAAGAAAGCTAGGGAATATGAAAAagaagctgagagagaagaagaaagacgAAGAGAAATG GCAAAGGAAGCTAAACGTCTGAAAGAATTTTTAGAAGATTATGATGATGACAGAGATGATCCAAAATATTACAG GGGAAGTGCTCTGCAGAAGAGATTGCGAGACAGGGAAAAGGAAATGGAAGCAGATGAACGGGAtaggaaaagagaaaaggaagagctGGAAGAAATCAGGCAACGCCTTCTAGCAGAAGGACATCCAGATCCAGATGCAGAACTACAAAGG ATGGAACAAGAGGCTGAAAGACGTAGACAGCCACAAACCAAACAGGAGCCAGaatctgaggaagaggaggaagaaaagcaagagaaagaagagaaaagggaagaactagaagaggaagaagaagagccgGAGCAAAAGCCCTGCCTTAAACCAACACTTCGACCCATCAGCTCTGCCCCATCTGTTTCATCTGCAAGTGGCAATGCAACTCCAAACACCCCTGGGGATGAATCTCCCTGTGGCATTATTATCCCACATGAAAATTCACCGGAtcagcagcagccagaagaaTATAGGCCTAAAATAGGACTTAGCCTCAAACTGG GTGCCTGTAATAGTCCCAACCAGCCTAATGCTGTGAAGAGAAAGAAACTTACTGTGGACAGTGTATTCAATAAATTTGAGGATGAAGACAGTGATGACATGCCCCGAAAAAGGAAATTGGTGCCTTTGGATTATGGTGATGAGGACAAAGGCTCTTCCAAAGGCAGCGTCAATACAGAAGAAAAGCGTAAACATATTAAGAGTCTAATTGAGAAAATCCCTACAGCCAAACCAGAGCTCTTTGCTTATCCTCTTGATTGGTCTATTGTGGATTCA ACTTTAATGGAACGTAGAATTAGACCATGGATCAACAAGAAAATAATAGAATATATTGGTGAAGAAGAAGCTACTCTAGTTGACTTTGTTTGCTCAAAG GTTATGGCTCATAGTTCACCACAGAGCATTTTGGATGATGTTGCTATG gTGTTAGACGAAGAAGCTGAAGTTTTTATAGTCAAAATGTGGAGATTATTGATATATGAAACAGAAGCCAAAAAGATTGGTCTGGTAAAATAA
- the RBM25 gene encoding RNA-binding protein 25 isoform X2: protein MSFPPHLNRPPMGIPTLPPGIPPPQFPGFPPPVPPGTPMIPVPMGIMAPAPTVLVPTTVSMVGKHMGVRKEHPGLKNKENDENSGPTTTVFVGNISEKASDMLIRQLLAKCGLVLSWKRVQGASGKLQAFGFCEYKEPESTLRALRLLHDLQIGEKKLLVKVDAKTKAQLDEWKAKKRASNGNSRPESTTDDEEALDEEAKRRDQLIKGAIEVLIREYSSELNAPSQESDSHPRKKKKEKKEDEDINAIEMEEDKRDLISREISKFRDTHKKLEEEKGKKEKERQEIEKERRERERERERERERREREREREREREREKEKERERERERDRDRDRTKDRDRDRERDRDRDRERSSDRNKDRSRSREKSRDREREREREREREREREREREREREREREREREKDKKRDREEDEEDTYERRKLERKLREKEAAYQERLKNWEIRERKKAREYEKEAEREEERRREMAKEAKRLKEFLEDYDDDRDDPKYYRGSALQKRLRDREKEMEADERDRKREKEELEEIRQRLLAEGHPDPDAELQRMEQEAERRRQPQTKQEPESEEEEEEKQEKEEKREELEEEEEEPEQKPCLKPTLRPISSAPSVSSASGNATPNTPGDESPCGIIIPHENSPDQQQPEEYRPKIGLSLKLGACNSPNQPNAVKRKKLTVDSVFNKFEDEDSDDMPRKRKLVPLDYGDEDKGSSKGSVNTEEKRKHIKSLIEKIPTAKPELFAYPLDWSIVDSTLMERRIRPWINKKIIEYIGEEEATLVDFVCSKVMAHSSPQSILDDVAMVLDEEAEVFIVKMWRLLIYETEAKKIGLVK from the exons ATGTCTTTTCCACCTCACTTGAATCGCCCTCCTATGGGTATCCCAACACTGCCACCTGGAATTCCACCTCCACAgtttccaggttttcctccacctGTACCTCCTG GTACTCCAATGATTCCTGTGCCAATGGGTATTATGGCTCCTGCACCAACT GTATTAGTCCCAACCACTGTATCAATGGTTGGAAAACACATGGGAGTTAGAAAAGAACATCCAGGTCTAAAGAATAAGGAAAACGATGAAAACAGTGGTCCTACTACCACTGTCTTTGTAGGCAACATTTCTGAGAAGGCTTCAGACATGCTTATACGACAACTTCTTGCT AAATGTGGTTTGGTTTTGAGTTGGAAGAGAGTTCAAGGAGCATCTGGAAAACTTCAAG CCTTTGGGTTTTGTGAATATAAAGAGCCAGAATCTACACTACGAGCACTCAGATTGCTACATGATCTCCAGATTGGAGAGAAGAAACTGCTAGTAAAAGTTGATGCCAAGACAAAGGCTCAGCTAGATGAATGGAAGGCAAAGAAGAGGGCTTCCAATGGG AACTCCAGGCCAGAATCTACAACAGATGATGAAGAAGCCCTTGATGAAGAAGCAAAGAGAAGAGACCAGCTAATTAAAGGGGCCATTGAAGTATTAATACGGGAATATTCCAGCGAGCTCAATGCCCCCTCTCAAGAATCTGACTCTCATCCccggaagaagaaaaaggaaaagaaggaggAC GAGGATATAAATGCTATAGAAATGGAAGAAGACAAAAGGGACCTGATATCCCGGGAGATCAGTAAATTCAGAGATACACACAAG AAATTGGAGGAGGAAAAAGgcaaaaaggagaaagagagacaagAAATTGAAAAAGAACGGCGTGAAAGAGAGAGGGAGCGGGAgcgtgaaagagagagaagggagcgtgaacgagaaagggagagggagcgTGAacgggagaaggagaaagaacgGGAGCGTGAACGAGAGCGGGATAGAGATCGGGACCGCACTAAAGACAGAGACCGGGACAGGGAAAGAGATCGGGACAGAGACCGTGAAAGGAGCTCAGACCGCAATAAAGATCGGAGCAGATCTAG AGAGAagagcagagacagagagagggaacgGGAGCGGGAACGAGAGAGGGAACGGGAGCGAGAGCGGGAACGGGAAAGAGAACGGGAAAGAGAACGGGAGCGAGAACGAGAAAAGGACAAGAAAAGGGATAGAGAAGAGGATGAAGAAGATACCTATGAACGGCGCAAACTGGAAAGAAAGCTACGTGAAAAGGAAGCAGCTTATCAAGAG CGTCTTAAAAACTGGGAGATCAGAGAACGGAAGAAAGCTAGGGAATATGAAAAagaagctgagagagaagaagaaagacgAAGAGAAATG GCAAAGGAAGCTAAACGTCTGAAAGAATTTTTAGAAGATTATGATGATGACAGAGATGATCCAAAATATTACAG GGGAAGTGCTCTGCAGAAGAGATTGCGAGACAGGGAAAAGGAAATGGAAGCAGATGAACGGGAtaggaaaagagaaaaggaagagctGGAAGAAATCAGGCAACGCCTTCTAGCAGAAGGACATCCAGATCCAGATGCAGAACTACAAAGG ATGGAACAAGAGGCTGAAAGACGTAGACAGCCACAAACCAAACAGGAGCCAGaatctgaggaagaggaggaagaaaagcaagagaaagaagagaaaagggaagaactagaagaggaagaagaagagccgGAGCAAAAGCCCTGCCTTAAACCAACACTTCGACCCATCAGCTCTGCCCCATCTGTTTCATCTGCAAGTGGCAATGCAACTCCAAACACCCCTGGGGATGAATCTCCCTGTGGCATTATTATCCCACATGAAAATTCACCGGAtcagcagcagccagaagaaTATAGGCCTAAAATAGGACTTAGCCTCAAACTGG GTGCCTGTAATAGTCCCAACCAGCCTAATGCTGTGAAGAGAAAGAAACTTACTGTGGACAGTGTATTCAATAAATTTGAGGATGAAGACAGTGATGACATGCCCCGAAAAAGGAAATTGGTGCCTTTGGATTATGGTGATGAGGACAAAGGCTCTTCCAAAGGCAGCGTCAATACAGAAGAAAAGCGTAAACATATTAAGAGTCTAATTGAGAAAATCCCTACAGCCAAACCAGAGCTCTTTGCTTATCCTCTTGATTGGTCTATTGTGGATTCA ACTTTAATGGAACGTAGAATTAGACCATGGATCAACAAGAAAATAATAGAATATATTGGTGAAGAAGAAGCTACTCTAGTTGACTTTGTTTGCTCAAAG GTTATGGCTCATAGTTCACCACAGAGCATTTTGGATGATGTTGCTATG gTGTTAGACGAAGAAGCTGAAGTTTTTATAGTCAAAATGTGGAGATTATTGATATATGAAACAGAAGCCAAAAAGATTGGTCTGGTAAAATAA